The Corynebacterium jeddahense genome has a window encoding:
- a CDS encoding DUF3054 domain-containing protein, which translates to MRNTISKPYAIAADYVAIAAFALLARAAHQSDEMPFNFSGWLSTLWPFALGVTLGWLITRENKGGLIWIITVVTGLVIWGIRNGRVPHWSFIVVATTMSALLMLGWRGVAKLAKKR; encoded by the coding sequence ATGCGCAACACCATCTCCAAGCCGTACGCCATCGCCGCCGACTACGTCGCCATCGCCGCCTTCGCGCTCCTCGCGCGGGCGGCGCACCAGTCCGACGAGATGCCCTTCAACTTCTCCGGCTGGCTGTCCACCTTGTGGCCGTTCGCCCTCGGTGTGACGCTGGGCTGGCTGATCACCCGCGAGAACAAGGGTGGTCTCATCTGGATCATCACCGTGGTCACCGGGCTGGTGATCTGGGGCATCCGCAACGGCCGGGTTCCCCACTGGTCCTTCATCGTCGTAGCCACCACGATGTCCGCGCTGCTCATGCTCGGCTGGCGCGGGGTGGCCAAGCTGGCGAAAAAGCGCTAG
- a CDS encoding cutinase family protein, producing the protein MRRSRNVFVVAAVLVVLALIGLGIYQWRTGSEGELPNAGGPLGTSSSPAPETAATTTTPAEPEWCPAVEVVSVPGTWESSADDDPFNPQANPASYMLTITKPLQEAYDIGRVRVFTVPYTAQFRNIQTERGRAEMTYDDSRAEGTAKLSGELRFVAQTCPTTKFIIAGFSQGAVIAGDVTSQIGNSAGPIAPERLLGAVMIADGRRENGVGVNPGVDVKGTGAEIALQPLQRVADTVTPGATLTGPRPGGFGVVADRAYEICAPDDTVCDAPLNVGNAVERARALIAANGNHSLYATNPGVIPGTTASEWTVHWVRGVVESM; encoded by the coding sequence ATGCGCAGATCGCGCAACGTATTCGTCGTCGCTGCGGTGCTCGTGGTGCTCGCCCTCATCGGGCTGGGCATCTACCAGTGGCGGACGGGGTCCGAGGGGGAGCTGCCGAACGCGGGCGGGCCACTGGGCACGTCGAGTAGCCCGGCCCCGGAGACGGCGGCGACCACGACGACGCCCGCCGAGCCCGAGTGGTGCCCCGCCGTGGAGGTGGTCTCCGTGCCGGGCACGTGGGAGTCCTCCGCCGACGACGACCCGTTCAACCCGCAGGCGAACCCGGCGAGCTACATGCTCACTATTACGAAGCCGCTGCAGGAGGCCTACGACATCGGTCGCGTGCGCGTGTTCACCGTCCCGTACACGGCGCAGTTCCGCAACATCCAGACGGAGCGTGGCCGCGCGGAGATGACGTACGACGACTCGCGCGCGGAGGGCACCGCGAAGCTGTCCGGGGAGCTGCGGTTCGTGGCCCAGACGTGCCCGACGACGAAATTCATCATCGCCGGGTTCTCGCAGGGGGCGGTGATCGCGGGCGACGTGACCTCCCAGATCGGCAACAGTGCCGGGCCGATCGCGCCGGAGCGGCTGCTCGGCGCGGTGATGATCGCGGACGGCCGGCGCGAGAACGGCGTGGGCGTCAACCCCGGCGTGGACGTGAAGGGTACCGGTGCGGAGATCGCGCTGCAGCCGCTGCAGCGGGTGGCGGACACCGTCACCCCGGGCGCGACGCTCACGGGCCCGCGCCCCGGCGGGTTCGGGGTGGTGGCGGACCGCGCCTACGAGATCTGCGCGCCCGACGACACGGTCTGCGACGCCCCGCTCAACGTGGGAAACGCGGTGGAGCGGGCGCGGGCGCTCATCGCCGCGAACGGCAACCACTCCCTGTACGCGACGAACCCGGGCGTGATTCCGGGAACGACGGCGTCGGAATGGACGGTACATTGGGTGCGCGGTGTGGTAGAGAGTATGTAG
- a CDS encoding FadD32-like long-chain-fatty-acid--AMP ligase: MDLQQLTAQFIGADGAIALPEHFTLPRLAEMLYQAHLEAGKGDAVNIRDWDFSSAPDGEVTTYTRTEVNTRIKAVAARLAQIGQPGERVAIMAANSAEYLFGFMGALYAGLVPVPLYDPNEPGHEGHLKAVLDDAAVRVVVTNGAGAAAVRAHFAELPAAERPRILVVDSLPDSLAESWQPIAPVDGEDTGAQVCFLQYTSGSTRNPAGVIITNEALVTDVLQINEALQFTTPLRIPTWLPLHHDMGVIVAVIGVVLGQELELFAPRDFVQQPKRWVERLSRREDDPQDLHIYSCIPNFALDLSARYAAPADPSEYDFSAVDCIIVGSESVTKPGVDAFIEAFGASGLDRTVLRPSYGLAETTLLVATDRTQDRPKFVEFDRDALADGRAVPADGGVPMASNGQPVKWMHFAIVDTEDTRNELPEGEIGEIWVNGGNVAAGYLDRPEETEATFHNTIGETLQEGLPRDNWCATGDLGVVLDGHLYITGRVKDLVVVAGRNHYPQDIEATVMEASDHVRTDAVAAFAVPGDDVERLIILAERADGADADGDAAAEDAIRSAVTTNHGVSPEVIEFTEPGGIARSSAGKIARRVNAKRFTEREHAGSK, translated from the coding sequence ATGGACCTGCAGCAGCTGACTGCCCAATTCATCGGCGCGGACGGGGCCATCGCGCTGCCGGAGCACTTCACCCTCCCGCGGCTCGCGGAGATGCTCTACCAGGCCCACCTCGAGGCGGGGAAAGGCGACGCGGTGAACATCCGCGACTGGGACTTCTCCTCCGCCCCCGACGGCGAGGTGACCACCTACACCCGCACCGAGGTGAACACCCGCATCAAGGCAGTCGCGGCCCGCCTCGCGCAGATCGGGCAGCCGGGGGAGCGCGTGGCCATCATGGCGGCCAACTCCGCCGAGTACCTCTTCGGCTTCATGGGCGCGCTCTACGCCGGCCTCGTGCCGGTGCCGCTCTACGACCCGAACGAGCCCGGGCACGAGGGGCACCTCAAGGCAGTGCTTGACGACGCTGCCGTGCGCGTCGTGGTCACCAACGGCGCCGGCGCGGCAGCGGTGCGCGCCCACTTCGCCGAGCTGCCCGCCGCCGAGCGCCCCCGCATCCTCGTGGTGGACTCGCTGCCGGACTCGCTCGCCGAGTCCTGGCAGCCCATCGCCCCGGTCGACGGGGAGGACACGGGCGCGCAGGTGTGCTTCTTGCAGTACACCTCGGGCTCGACGCGCAACCCCGCCGGCGTGATCATCACCAACGAGGCGCTGGTGACGGACGTGCTGCAGATCAACGAGGCGCTGCAGTTCACTACGCCCCTGCGCATCCCCACCTGGCTGCCCTTGCACCACGACATGGGAGTGATCGTGGCCGTGATCGGCGTGGTGCTGGGCCAGGAGCTCGAGCTGTTCGCGCCACGCGACTTCGTCCAGCAGCCGAAGCGGTGGGTCGAGCGCCTCTCCCGGCGCGAGGACGACCCGCAGGATCTGCACATCTACAGCTGCATCCCCAACTTCGCGCTCGACCTCTCGGCCCGCTACGCCGCGCCGGCGGACCCGTCCGAGTACGACTTCTCCGCGGTGGACTGCATCATCGTCGGCTCCGAGTCAGTGACCAAGCCCGGCGTGGACGCGTTCATCGAGGCGTTCGGGGCGTCCGGGCTCGACCGTACCGTGCTGCGCCCCTCCTACGGGCTCGCGGAGACGACGCTGCTCGTGGCCACGGACCGCACGCAGGATCGGCCGAAGTTCGTCGAGTTCGACCGCGACGCACTCGCGGACGGCAGGGCCGTGCCGGCGGACGGCGGGGTGCCCATGGCGTCGAACGGGCAGCCGGTGAAGTGGATGCACTTCGCCATCGTGGACACCGAAGACACCCGCAACGAGCTGCCCGAGGGCGAGATCGGCGAGATCTGGGTCAACGGCGGCAACGTCGCCGCGGGCTACCTCGACCGCCCCGAGGAGACGGAGGCGACCTTCCACAACACCATCGGCGAGACGCTCCAGGAGGGCCTGCCGCGGGACAACTGGTGCGCCACCGGGGACCTCGGCGTCGTGCTCGACGGGCACCTCTACATCACCGGCCGCGTGAAGGACCTCGTCGTCGTGGCCGGGCGCAACCACTACCCGCAGGACATCGAGGCCACCGTCATGGAGGCGAGCGACCACGTGCGTACCGACGCCGTCGCCGCGTTTGCTGTGCCGGGCGACGACGTGGAGCGCCTCATCATCCTCGCCGAGCGCGCGGACGGCGCCGACGCCGACGGCGACGCCGCGGCCGAGGACGCCATCCGCTCCGCCGTGACCACGAACCACGGCGTCTCGCCCGAGGTCATCGAGTTCACCGAGCCGGGCGGTATCGCGCGCTCCTCGGCGGGCAAAATCGCGCGCCGGGTGAACGCGAAGCGGTTCACCGAGCGCGAACACGCAGGTTCCAAGTAA
- a CDS encoding acyl-CoA carboxylase subunit beta: protein MTESSIRTSSTAEKLADLRERLDKAQDPGSERSRKKRDEAGRTTPRQRIDALLDEGSFVEIGALARTPGDPDAVYSDGVVTGYGRIDGRPVAIYAHDKTVYGGSVGVTFGRKVTEVMEFAIKISCPVIGIQDSGGARIQDAVTSLAMYSEIAKRQLPLSGRVPQISIMLGKSAGGAVYAPVTTDFVVAVDGESEMYVTGPNVIREVTGEDITSAELGGARVQEQAGNIQAVVASEEEAFDYVRDLLAHLPTSTFDAAPVVAAQPDEELDDSALDTFMPDDTNAGYDMMDLLVQLGDDEDLVEVQANYAENLICAFGRIDGRAVGFVANNPLYLAGCIDADAADKGARFIRTCDAYNIPVVYVVDTPGYLPGVEQEREGLIHRGAKFAFAGVEATVPKVTLIVRKAYGGAYAVMGSKNLNGDINLAWPTAQIAVMGSSAAVVMLQGKQLAAIEDPVQREAMKKMFMDFYDQEMTSPYVAAERGYIDQMIEPSQTRIALRRALRQLASKQEFDLPKKHTISPL, encoded by the coding sequence GTGACGGAGTCGTCGATACGCACAAGCTCGACCGCGGAGAAGCTCGCCGACCTGCGCGAGCGCCTGGACAAGGCGCAGGACCCCGGGTCCGAGCGCTCGCGCAAGAAGCGCGACGAGGCCGGGCGCACCACCCCGCGCCAGCGCATCGACGCGCTGCTCGACGAGGGCTCCTTCGTCGAAATCGGCGCGCTCGCCCGCACCCCCGGCGACCCCGACGCGGTGTACTCCGACGGCGTGGTCACGGGCTACGGGCGTATCGACGGGCGCCCCGTCGCCATCTACGCCCACGACAAAACCGTCTACGGCGGCTCCGTCGGCGTGACGTTCGGGCGCAAGGTCACCGAGGTCATGGAGTTCGCGATCAAGATCTCCTGCCCCGTCATCGGCATCCAGGACTCCGGCGGCGCGCGCATCCAGGACGCGGTGACGTCGCTGGCGATGTACTCCGAGATCGCGAAACGCCAGCTGCCGCTGTCGGGCCGCGTGCCGCAGATCTCGATCATGCTGGGCAAATCCGCGGGTGGCGCGGTCTACGCCCCGGTGACCACCGACTTCGTGGTGGCCGTCGACGGCGAGTCCGAGATGTACGTCACCGGCCCGAACGTGATCCGCGAGGTCACCGGCGAGGACATCACCTCCGCCGAGCTCGGCGGCGCGCGCGTGCAGGAGCAGGCGGGCAACATCCAGGCCGTGGTCGCCTCGGAGGAGGAGGCGTTTGACTACGTCCGCGACCTGCTCGCGCACCTGCCGACCTCCACATTCGATGCCGCCCCGGTCGTCGCCGCGCAGCCCGATGAGGAGCTCGACGACTCCGCGCTGGACACCTTCATGCCGGACGACACGAATGCCGGCTACGACATGATGGACCTGCTCGTGCAGCTCGGCGACGACGAGGACCTTGTCGAGGTGCAGGCAAACTACGCCGAGAACCTCATCTGCGCCTTCGGCCGCATCGACGGGCGCGCCGTCGGTTTTGTGGCCAACAACCCGCTCTACCTCGCGGGCTGCATCGACGCCGACGCCGCGGATAAGGGCGCCCGCTTCATCCGCACCTGCGACGCCTACAACATCCCCGTGGTCTACGTCGTGGACACCCCGGGCTACCTGCCTGGCGTGGAGCAGGAGCGCGAAGGCCTCATCCACCGCGGCGCGAAGTTCGCCTTCGCCGGCGTGGAGGCCACCGTGCCGAAGGTGACCCTCATCGTGCGCAAGGCCTACGGCGGCGCGTACGCGGTGATGGGGTCGAAGAACTTGAACGGCGACATCAACCTCGCGTGGCCCACCGCCCAGATCGCGGTGATGGGCTCCTCGGCCGCCGTGGTCATGCTGCAGGGCAAGCAGCTCGCGGCGATCGAGGACCCGGTTCAGCGCGAGGCCATGAAGAAGATGTTCATGGACTTCTACGACCAGGAGATGACCTCCCCGTACGTCGCCGCGGAGCGGGGGTACATTGACCAGATGATCGAGCCCTCGCAGACCCGCATTGCTTTACGACGAGCCCTCCGGCAGCTAGCCTCCAAGCAGGAGTTTGACCTGCCGAAGAAGCACACCATCAGCCCCCTCTAA
- the pks13 gene encoding polyketide synthase Pks13 (Pks13 is a key enzyme in mycolic acid biosynthesis.), which produces MNEHDLIQWLTSWVQGATGVDAVDPATPLETYGLASRDAVILSGELETLLGRHVDPTIAYQYPTVASLAKALTAPRGAVPEAPEVRRHATATTPATHDIAVVGSAGRFPGARDNDEFWQLLLDGRSATRPLPAPRWDEYLGDPVVRTKMAEENTDGGYMDGIASFDHEFFGVSPLEAQNMDPQQRIMLEVAWEALEDAGLAPSALRGTPVGVFVGSSNNDYGMLIAADPAEAHPYALTGASSAVIPNRISYAFDFRGPSMNVDTACSSSLVSVHHAVRALRDGEADVALAGGVNILANPFASLAFSELGVISPTGRIHAFSDDADGIVRADAAGFVVLKRVEDAVRDGDDIVAVVKGSATNSDGHSNGLTAPNPEAQVDVLRRAYADAGVDPRDVDLVEAHGTGTILGDPIEATALGEVLGRGREASKPLLLGSAKSNIGHSESAAGVVALIKVLEALKHDTIPETINFTAPNHYVDFDAERIEVVQDPREWPRYSGRRVAGVSGFGFGGTNAHVVLADFDPADYDVDVPETEASFTGVAAAALPVTGLLPSRRKEAAARLADFLEGRDDADLIPVARSLAKRNHGRSAAVVQAATVEDAVKRLRQVADGKIGPGIAVADAPSPMGPVFVYSGFGSQHRKMAKELINRSPLFARRMRELDEMVKFQAGWSMLDIIENDELTYDTENGQVTITAIQIAQTDLLASAGITPAATMGMSMGEIAAAYGAGGLSDSDAILIATARARLMGEGEAMIAGTDQEGAMAVVELSREALAEFVEKHPEATGVEPAVYAGPGMTTVGGPSKAVDYIVEALTAEEKFARKLNVRGAGHTSALDPIMGDLAGEIAGIDAKPLRVPLFSSVDRGEVYQPGQVVHDDKYFLRMTRQPVYFQDATEAAFAAGHSTLVEVTPNPVALMGMMNTAFAAGKPDAQLLYTTKRKVDELESLMDLAAKLYVGGMPVDFGVFYGPGEAIAAPKTAFKQVDHWTPARPSSSRTTLLGARVHLPDGQVAFSTAADQVYSPHQLIEAAAAEVAPGARVVATEEHGYLPADGEVTTVVAASLGGLAVKVYDGVALVAEGFAATLDVAGAPVQGVMEPERHDGPSAPADAADAAAAGTDDADVEAVRWDPASGETVAERLRGIVSESMGYDPEDLPDELPLIDLGLDSLMGMRIKNRVENDFQIPPLQVQTLRDASVADVIRIVEDAVAGEPEAPQPLPYNDEARDPAAATAKTQGVGVAPRDASERMVFGAWAKYAGAAAAGVTSPLPEITEQQAGEIAAHLADRSGVEVTAADVLGAATLEPLANMVREGLETPVDGNIRVFRDGSADVNPVFVFHPAGGSSVVYAPLARRLAEDVPVYGIERLEGSLEDRAKAYVEDIERIADGRKVVLSGWSFGGALAYEVAHQLGNDRVEFISLLDTTQPSEPIPDTLEETKARWGRYAKFASDTYGLDFEPPYELLETAGEDALLEMLTEFLATTNASEHGLAAGVLEHQRASFVDNQILNHLDFRRWADVDVPVLLFRSEGMHEGAITLEPNYAHIDEDGGWGAIVDDLTIVHLPGDHLAVVDEPAVGIVGKHMNAWIEGKRK; this is translated from the coding sequence ATGAACGAGCATGATCTGATTCAGTGGCTCACCAGTTGGGTCCAGGGTGCCACGGGTGTCGACGCTGTCGACCCCGCCACGCCGCTGGAGACGTACGGGCTGGCCTCGCGCGACGCGGTCATCCTTTCCGGGGAGCTGGAAACGCTGCTCGGCCGCCACGTCGACCCGACCATCGCCTATCAGTACCCGACCGTGGCGTCGCTGGCCAAGGCGCTCACGGCCCCGCGGGGGGCGGTGCCGGAGGCGCCGGAGGTGCGTCGTCACGCAACCGCGACAACTCCCGCGACCCACGACATCGCGGTCGTCGGCTCGGCCGGGCGCTTCCCCGGCGCGCGGGACAACGACGAGTTTTGGCAGTTGCTTCTCGACGGCCGCTCGGCCACCCGGCCCCTCCCCGCGCCGCGGTGGGACGAGTACCTCGGCGACCCGGTCGTGCGAACGAAGATGGCGGAGGAGAACACCGACGGCGGGTATATGGACGGCATCGCGTCGTTCGACCACGAGTTCTTCGGCGTCTCCCCGCTTGAGGCGCAGAACATGGATCCGCAGCAGCGCATCATGCTCGAGGTGGCGTGGGAGGCGCTCGAGGACGCGGGGCTGGCGCCGAGCGCGTTGCGCGGGACGCCGGTCGGCGTGTTCGTGGGCTCGTCGAACAACGACTACGGCATGCTCATCGCCGCGGACCCGGCGGAGGCGCACCCGTACGCACTCACCGGCGCGTCGAGCGCGGTGATCCCGAACCGCATCTCCTACGCCTTCGACTTCCGCGGGCCGTCCATGAACGTGGATACGGCGTGCTCGTCGTCGCTGGTCAGCGTGCACCACGCGGTGCGCGCGCTGCGCGACGGGGAGGCGGACGTGGCGCTCGCTGGCGGCGTGAACATCCTGGCCAACCCGTTTGCCTCGCTCGCGTTCTCCGAGCTCGGCGTCATCTCGCCGACGGGGCGCATCCACGCGTTCTCTGACGACGCCGACGGCATTGTCCGCGCGGACGCCGCGGGCTTCGTCGTGCTCAAGCGCGTCGAGGACGCGGTGCGCGACGGCGACGACATCGTCGCAGTGGTCAAGGGCTCGGCGACGAACTCGGACGGGCACTCGAACGGGCTCACCGCACCGAACCCGGAGGCACAGGTGGACGTGCTGCGCCGCGCCTACGCCGACGCCGGGGTGGATCCGCGCGACGTGGACCTCGTCGAGGCGCACGGCACCGGCACCATCCTCGGCGACCCGATCGAGGCCACCGCGCTCGGCGAGGTGCTCGGCCGCGGGCGCGAGGCGTCGAAGCCGCTGCTGCTCGGCTCCGCGAAGTCGAACATCGGCCACTCCGAGTCCGCCGCGGGCGTGGTGGCGCTGATCAAGGTGCTCGAGGCGCTTAAGCACGACACGATCCCGGAGACCATCAACTTCACCGCGCCGAACCACTACGTCGACTTCGACGCCGAGCGCATCGAGGTCGTGCAGGACCCGCGCGAGTGGCCGCGCTACTCCGGCCGCCGCGTCGCCGGCGTCTCCGGCTTCGGCTTCGGCGGCACGAACGCGCACGTCGTGCTCGCGGACTTCGACCCGGCCGACTACGACGTCGACGTCCCCGAAACCGAGGCGAGCTTCACCGGGGTCGCCGCGGCGGCGCTGCCGGTGACGGGCCTGCTGCCCTCGCGCCGCAAGGAGGCTGCCGCGCGGCTGGCGGACTTCCTCGAGGGCCGCGACGACGCGGACCTCATCCCCGTCGCGCGCTCGCTGGCGAAGCGCAACCACGGCCGCTCCGCCGCCGTCGTGCAGGCCGCCACCGTCGAGGACGCCGTGAAGCGCCTGCGCCAGGTGGCCGACGGCAAGATCGGCCCTGGCATCGCGGTCGCCGACGCGCCGAGCCCGATGGGCCCCGTCTTCGTCTACTCCGGCTTCGGCTCCCAGCACCGCAAGATGGCCAAGGAGCTCATCAACCGCTCCCCGCTGTTCGCGCGCCGCATGCGCGAGCTCGACGAGATGGTGAAGTTCCAGGCCGGCTGGTCGATGCTCGACATCATCGAGAACGACGAGCTCACGTACGACACCGAGAACGGCCAGGTCACCATCACCGCGATCCAGATCGCGCAGACGGACCTGCTCGCCTCCGCCGGCATCACCCCGGCGGCGACCATGGGCATGTCCATGGGCGAGATCGCCGCGGCGTACGGCGCGGGCGGGCTCTCCGACAGCGACGCGATCCTCATCGCCACCGCCCGCGCCCGCCTCATGGGCGAGGGCGAGGCGATGATCGCCGGCACGGACCAGGAGGGCGCGATGGCCGTCGTGGAGCTGTCACGGGAGGCGCTGGCGGAGTTCGTCGAGAAGCATCCCGAGGCGACCGGCGTCGAGCCCGCGGTGTACGCGGGGCCCGGCATGACCACCGTCGGCGGGCCGTCGAAGGCCGTGGACTACATCGTGGAGGCGCTCACCGCCGAGGAGAAGTTCGCGCGCAAGCTCAACGTGCGCGGCGCCGGGCACACGAGCGCGCTCGACCCAATCATGGGCGACCTCGCCGGTGAGATCGCCGGCATCGACGCGAAGCCGCTGCGCGTCCCGCTGTTCAGCTCCGTGGACCGCGGCGAGGTGTACCAGCCGGGCCAGGTCGTGCACGACGACAAGTACTTCCTGCGCATGACCCGCCAGCCGGTGTACTTCCAGGACGCCACCGAGGCCGCGTTCGCCGCGGGCCACTCCACCCTCGTGGAGGTCACCCCGAACCCGGTGGCGCTCATGGGCATGATGAACACCGCCTTCGCCGCCGGCAAGCCGGACGCCCAGCTGCTCTACACCACGAAGCGCAAGGTGGATGAGCTCGAGTCCCTCATGGACCTCGCCGCGAAGCTCTACGTCGGCGGCATGCCGGTGGACTTCGGCGTGTTCTACGGCCCGGGCGAGGCCATCGCCGCGCCGAAGACCGCGTTCAAGCAGGTGGACCACTGGACGCCGGCGCGCCCGTCTTCGTCGCGCACGACGCTGCTCGGCGCGCGGGTGCACCTGCCCGACGGGCAGGTCGCGTTCTCGACCGCCGCGGACCAGGTCTACAGCCCGCACCAGCTCATCGAGGCCGCCGCGGCCGAGGTCGCGCCGGGCGCGCGCGTCGTGGCCACCGAGGAGCACGGCTACCTGCCCGCGGACGGCGAGGTGACCACTGTCGTCGCCGCGTCGCTCGGTGGGCTCGCGGTGAAAGTGTACGACGGCGTCGCGCTCGTCGCGGAGGGCTTCGCGGCCACCCTCGACGTCGCCGGTGCGCCCGTGCAGGGGGTCATGGAGCCCGAGCGTCACGACGGCCCTTCGGCCCCCGCCGACGCCGCCGACGCCGCCGCCGCTGGCACTGATGACGCGGACGTCGAGGCGGTCCGCTGGGACCCCGCCTCCGGCGAGACCGTCGCCGAGCGCCTACGCGGCATCGTCTCCGAGTCCATGGGCTACGACCCGGAGGACCTGCCGGACGAGCTGCCGCTCATCGACCTCGGCCTCGATTCCCTCATGGGCATGCGCATCAAGAACCGGGTGGAAAACGACTTCCAGATTCCGCCGCTGCAGGTGCAGACGCTGCGGGACGCCTCCGTCGCCGACGTCATCCGCATCGTCGAGGACGCGGTGGCCGGCGAGCCCGAGGCCCCGCAGCCGCTGCCGTACAACGACGAGGCGCGCGACCCGGCCGCCGCGACCGCGAAGACGCAGGGTGTGGGCGTGGCGCCGCGCGACGCGTCGGAACGCATGGTCTTCGGCGCGTGGGCGAAGTACGCCGGCGCCGCCGCGGCGGGCGTGACGTCGCCGTTGCCGGAGATCACCGAGCAGCAGGCGGGCGAGATCGCCGCGCACCTCGCCGACCGCTCCGGCGTCGAGGTGACCGCCGCCGACGTCCTCGGTGCCGCGACCCTCGAGCCGCTGGCGAACATGGTGCGTGAGGGGCTGGAGACCCCGGTGGACGGCAACATCCGCGTCTTCCGCGACGGCTCGGCGGACGTGAACCCCGTGTTCGTGTTCCACCCGGCCGGCGGGTCGAGCGTCGTATACGCGCCACTCGCGCGCCGGCTCGCGGAGGACGTGCCGGTCTACGGCATCGAGCGCCTCGAGGGCTCGCTCGAGGACCGCGCGAAGGCGTACGTCGAGGACATCGAGCGGATTGCCGACGGGCGCAAGGTCGTCCTCTCCGGTTGGTCCTTCGGCGGCGCGCTCGCCTACGAGGTCGCGCACCAGCTGGGCAACGACCGGGTCGAGTTCATCTCGCTGCTGGACACGACGCAGCCCTCCGAGCCGATCCCGGACACGCTCGAAGAGACGAAGGCGCGCTGGGGCCGCTACGCCAAGTTCGCCAGCGACACGTACGGCCTCGATTTCGAGCCGCCGTACGAGCTGCTCGAGACCGCGGGCGAGGACGCGTTGCTCGAGATGCTCACCGAGTTCCTCGCCACCACCAACGCCTCCGAGCACGGGCTCGCGGCCGGCGTGCTCGAGCACCAGCGGGCGTCGTTCGTGGACAACCAGATCCTCAACCACCTCGATTTCCGCCGCTGGGCGGACGTCGACGTGCCGGTGCTGCTCTTCCGCTCGGAGGGCATGCACGAGGGCGCGATCACGCTCGAGCCGAACTACGCGCACATTGACGAGGACGGCGGTTGGGGCGCTATCGTGGACGACTTGACCATCGTCCACCTGCCGGGCGACCACCTCGCCGTGGTCGACGAGCCGGCTGTCGGCATCGTGGGCAAGCACATGAACGCATGGATTGAGGGGAAGCGGAAGTGA